Proteins encoded by one window of Candidatus Nomurabacteria bacterium:
- a CDS encoding AAA family ATPase, giving the protein MIVAIAETNGAGKGTVADYLVSLGFKHFSAREFFVEEINKRGLIVNRDSMRLVANELRQTYGPDYNIRTLYERALAYGNNAVIESLRCPAETSFIINKPDTHFIGIDADPHIRYKRAMDRKSATDSVTFERFLSDEERESIGTELWDMNIPLCLAKAEKIFMNDGNLEKLHAEIDLWLETIGFKK; this is encoded by the coding sequence ATGATTGTCGCGATTGCAGAAACAAATGGTGCTGGCAAAGGCACCGTAGCTGATTACTTAGTTTCACTTGGCTTTAAACATTTCTCCGCTCGTGAATTTTTTGTTGAAGAAATTAATAAGCGAGGACTTATCGTGAACCGAGACTCTATGAGGCTTGTTGCGAATGAACTCCGCCAAACATATGGACCAGACTATAATATTCGCACGTTATACGAGCGAGCTTTGGCATACGGCAATAATGCTGTGATTGAATCACTTCGTTGTCCTGCAGAAACAAGTTTTATTATAAATAAACCAGATACACACTTTATTGGCATAGACGCGGATCCTCATATTCGCTACAAAAGAGCAATGGATCGCAAAAGTGCAACTGATAGTGTTACGTTCGAAAGATTTCTCTCTGACGAAGAACGGGAATCTATCGGTACTGAGCTTTGGGATATGAATATCCCACTTTGTTTAGCAAAAGCTGAGAAGATTTTTATGAATGATGGAAATTTGGAAAAACTTCACGCAGAAATTGACTTATGGCTAGAAACGATTGGTTTTAAAAAATGA
- a CDS encoding PrsW family intramembrane metalloprotease, with amino-acid sequence MDNFTSIASKVNSDPVTLALSLLFGLVPAFLWLRFWLREDREKPEPNGLLFLTFLAGMIAVILVLPIQRYISTLSNNPDVLTVLWVASEELIKFSAVAVMALHSSYADEPIDFPIYAMTAALGFAALENALFLAYPIGISDTTVSLLTGNLRFLGATLLHSVSSGLIGIMIGLAFFQSKTVKFFSILFGIGLAITLHSIFNFFIMDAGASEVFKVFGFLWVVAIISMLLFEKLRRMSEPLYLKDVVIHGAVNDLLTRR; translated from the coding sequence ATGGATAACTTCACTTCAATAGCAAGCAAAGTTAATTCTGATCCAGTAACCCTGGCTCTTTCACTTTTGTTCGGCTTAGTTCCTGCATTTCTATGGCTTAGGTTTTGGTTGCGCGAAGATCGTGAGAAGCCAGAACCAAACGGACTCCTTTTCCTTACTTTTTTAGCTGGCATGATTGCTGTTATCTTGGTATTGCCTATCCAACGCTATATCAGCACGCTATCAAATAATCCAGACGTACTGACTGTCCTTTGGGTTGCCTCAGAAGAACTCATCAAATTCTCTGCAGTAGCAGTTATGGCACTCCATTCTTCATATGCAGATGAACCAATCGATTTCCCGATATATGCTATGACAGCCGCATTAGGCTTTGCAGCGCTTGAAAATGCATTATTCCTTGCTTATCCTATCGGTATCAGCGATACAACAGTCAGTCTTCTCACGGGTAACCTGCGCTTCTTGGGAGCAACTCTCTTGCATAGTGTATCGAGCGGTCTCATCGGTATTATGATAGGGCTCGCCTTTTTCCAATCAAAAACAGTGAAGTTTTTTAGTATTCTTTTTGGCATAGGGCTCGCCATTACCTTGCATAGCATCTTTAATTTCTTTATAATGGACGCAGGTGCAAGCGAAGTTTTCAAAGTTTTCGGCTTCCTCTGGGTTGTTGCTATTATTAGTATGCTCTTGTTTGAAAAATTGAGGCGCATGAGCGAACCTCTCTATCTCAAGGACGTTGTTATTCACGGAGCAGTGAACGATCTACTTACTCGACGTTAA
- a CDS encoding Hsp20/alpha crystallin family protein codes for MAYKKSFFERLTGGIRLRDEDEEETVPIATPTTPQPYKITTSETAKSKDTGWTEDEVEEAQLTVDVYQTQTEIIVQTMVAGVRPEDLQINITRDMITIKGKREENKMIAPENYFTKELYWGTFARTILLPQEVEPEEAEAIERHGLLMIRLPKIDKGRQTTLKVKSI; via the coding sequence ATGGCATATAAAAAATCTTTTTTTGAACGATTGACTGGTGGCATACGGCTTCGAGATGAAGACGAAGAAGAAACTGTGCCTATAGCAACTCCTACAACCCCTCAACCATATAAAATTACGACATCTGAGACTGCAAAAAGTAAAGATACAGGCTGGACAGAAGATGAAGTTGAAGAAGCACAGTTAACTGTGGATGTCTACCAAACCCAAACTGAAATTATTGTGCAAACAATGGTCGCTGGCGTCAGACCCGAAGATCTTCAGATCAATATCACTCGCGACATGATTACGATCAAGGGCAAACGTGAGGAGAATAAAATGATTGCTCCAGAGAATTACTTTACCAAAGAACTCTACTGGGGAACGTTTGCTAGAACAATTCTTTTGCCCCAAGAAGTAGAACCGGAAGAAGCGGAGGCTATCGAACGACACGGATTACTGATGATCAGACTACCAAAGATCGACAAAGGACGCCAGACAACACTCAAAGTGAAATCAATATAA
- a CDS encoding valine--tRNA ligase, producing MQPENTIPEKLLKPYDPTDTEKRIYALWQESGFFNPETCISQGVTKSDAKPFTIMMPPPNATGVLHMGHALFLTVEDIMIRYKRMQGFRTLWLPGTDHAAIATQSKVEGIIKKEEGKSRHDLGRDELLKRIDAFVEDNRKTMTSQMRIMGASCDWSREAFTLDEKRNLAVNTLFKQMYDDELIYRGNRIVNWDPKGQTTIADDEIVYEERKAKLYTFKYSKDFPISISTTRPETKVGDVAVAVHPDDARYKEFVGKEYDLEFCGVPLHIKIIADASVDKEFGTGALGVTPAHSMIDWEIAERHDLPHPQVINEYAKMMIGDERILNKKATEAREVIVEWLHTEGLLEKEEEVTQNISTAERTGGIIEPLPKLQWFVAVNKEFILSESTIAGIPSGSKTTLKDIMRKTVENNQIRIIPDYFSKTYFHWIDNLRDWCISRQIWYGHRIPVWYKDNQIYCGTETPEGEGWVQDEDTLDTWFSSGSWTFSTLGWPEKTKDLELYHPTDVLETAYEILFFWVARMILMTGYALGTVPFHNIYLHGLVRDNQGRKFSKSLGNGIDPIDVANKFGADAGRMALIVGTAPGTDSKIDENKIKGYKNFANKLWNITRFVLSNNSNVNAHTIYTEADQKVAQEFQATIADITRDLDEYRFHLGSEKIYHYIWHAFADKIIEESKLILSGSDEQAKTSRQKLLLEILSTSLTILHPFMPFVTEEIWSMIPRSDKTLLMVTPWPTYTSNG from the coding sequence ATGCAACCCGAAAATACAATCCCTGAAAAGCTACTGAAGCCCTACGATCCGACCGATACAGAAAAGCGCATCTACGCCCTCTGGCAAGAGAGCGGCTTTTTTAATCCAGAGACGTGTATATCACAAGGTGTTACAAAGTCTGATGCTAAACCATTTACCATAATGATGCCACCCCCAAATGCCACAGGTGTGCTCCATATGGGTCACGCGCTATTTCTTACCGTAGAAGACATTATGATTCGCTACAAGCGTATGCAAGGATTTAGGACGCTTTGGCTACCTGGCACTGACCATGCAGCTATTGCTACGCAGTCAAAAGTTGAAGGCATTATCAAAAAAGAAGAAGGTAAATCGAGACATGACCTAGGTCGTGATGAACTATTGAAACGCATTGATGCTTTTGTCGAAGACAATAGAAAAACAATGACGTCTCAGATGCGGATTATGGGCGCATCATGTGATTGGTCACGGGAAGCATTTACTCTGGATGAAAAGAGGAACTTGGCGGTCAATACATTATTCAAACAAATGTATGATGATGAACTCATTTATCGTGGCAACCGCATCGTCAATTGGGATCCCAAAGGTCAGACAACGATCGCTGATGATGAAATCGTCTATGAGGAGCGCAAAGCTAAATTGTATACATTCAAATATAGCAAAGACTTCCCTATTTCTATCTCAACAACTCGTCCTGAAACCAAAGTCGGTGATGTTGCTGTCGCTGTTCATCCCGACGACGCTCGATATAAAGAATTTGTCGGCAAAGAGTATGACTTAGAATTTTGTGGCGTACCGCTTCATATCAAAATCATTGCTGATGCATCAGTAGATAAAGAATTCGGCACTGGAGCACTTGGTGTGACACCGGCACATTCAATGATCGACTGGGAAATTGCAGAACGTCATGATTTGCCCCATCCACAAGTCATCAATGAGTATGCCAAGATGATGATCGGTGACGAGCGAATACTCAACAAGAAAGCAACAGAGGCTCGAGAAGTTATCGTCGAATGGCTCCACACAGAAGGATTGCTAGAAAAAGAAGAGGAGGTAACCCAAAATATTAGCACTGCAGAACGCACCGGTGGCATTATTGAGCCATTACCAAAACTCCAATGGTTCGTCGCTGTTAATAAAGAATTCATATTGTCAGAATCTACAATTGCCGGCATTCCATCTGGATCAAAAACGACACTCAAAGACATCATGCGAAAGACTGTTGAGAACAATCAGATCAGAATTATTCCAGATTATTTTAGTAAGACGTATTTCCACTGGATCGATAACCTTCGTGATTGGTGTATATCACGACAAATTTGGTACGGTCATCGAATCCCTGTTTGGTATAAAGATAATCAAATATATTGCGGCACTGAAACACCAGAAGGTGAAGGATGGGTACAGGATGAAGATACACTCGACACATGGTTCTCATCTGGCAGCTGGACATTTTCAACGCTTGGTTGGCCAGAAAAAACCAAAGATCTAGAACTGTACCATCCGACCGATGTCCTTGAAACTGCGTACGAGATCCTCTTCTTCTGGGTTGCTCGAATGATTCTCATGACTGGATATGCACTCGGCACTGTACCGTTTCATAATATTTATTTGCATGGGCTCGTCCGAGATAATCAAGGCCGGAAGTTTTCTAAGTCCCTCGGGAACGGGATTGACCCAATCGATGTGGCAAATAAGTTTGGCGCTGATGCAGGCCGCATGGCTCTCATTGTCGGCACTGCACCGGGAACAGATAGTAAAATCGATGAAAACAAGATAAAGGGCTACAAAAATTTTGCTAACAAACTTTGGAATATTACACGGTTTGTACTTTCCAATAATTCAAATGTAAACGCTCATACTATCTATACAGAAGCTGATCAAAAAGTAGCTCAAGAGTTTCAAGCTACCATTGCCGACATCACCAGAGACCTGGATGAGTACCGCTTCCACTTAGGATCAGAAAAAATCTATCACTACATCTGGCATGCATTTGCTGATAAAATTATTGAGGAAAGCAAACTCATACTCAGTGGATCAGATGAACAGGCAAAAACATCACGCCAAAAATTGCTCTTAGAAATTCTTTCGACGAGTCTTACTATTCTTCATCCATTTATGCCCTTCGTCACAGAAGAAATCTGGAGTATGATACCTAGGAGCGATAAAACACTTCTCATGGTAACCCCATGGCCAACATATACATCGAATGGATAA
- a CDS encoding glutaredoxin family protein has translation MKKVTVYSTPSCHFCHMAKEYFSEQGIAYDEFDVASNMEKRMEMVKRSGQMGVPVITIDNDIVVGFNKPRIMELLGI, from the coding sequence ATGAAAAAAGTCACCGTCTACAGTACACCAAGTTGTCATTTCTGCCATATGGCAAAAGAATACTTTTCTGAACAGGGAATTGCATACGATGAATTTGATGTTGCATCAAATATGGAAAAGCGCATGGAAATGGTGAAGCGATCTGGACAGATGGGAGTACCAGTAATAACGATAGATAATGATATTGTTGTAGGGTTTAATAAACCTCGCATCATGGAACTTCTCGGTATTTAA
- a CDS encoding phosphoheptose isomerase: MQLHEEFGVDGKRISPSLPEGMKNYLIDIDGTICEDIPNEEPERMLTAIEIPNARDIINKWHDDGHIITFFTSRLPEHRENTETWLKEHGFKYHGIIFGKPRGGNYHWIDDRTVRATRFVGKFTEFVEAEKKILIFEE; the protein is encoded by the coding sequence ATGCAATTACATGAAGAATTTGGGGTAGACGGTAAACGAATAAGTCCGTCGCTGCCAGAAGGGATGAAGAACTATCTTATCGATATTGATGGCACTATTTGTGAAGATATTCCAAACGAAGAGCCAGAGCGAATGCTTACCGCTATCGAGATCCCCAATGCGCGAGATATTATCAATAAATGGCACGACGATGGTCATATCATAACCTTCTTTACCTCGAGACTGCCAGAACATCGGGAAAATACTGAGACGTGGCTCAAAGAACATGGATTTAAGTATCACGGCATAATATTTGGCAAACCTCGTGGCGGTAACTATCACTGGATCGATGATCGGACTGTTCGAGCGACTAGATTTGTAGGGAAATTTACTGAATTTGTTGAAGCAGAGAAGAAGATTTTGATATTTGAAGAATAA